In Xiphophorus maculatus strain JP 163 A chromosome 9, X_maculatus-5.0-male, whole genome shotgun sequence, the genomic window TTCTGCCACCAGCTGACAGAGGCATGGAAATAAGATGAACAACTCCCTGAGTAAGAAGGCCTTCTGTAACAAGTTGctacacacatttatttgttttcacaatGTTGTTGATCCATTGAAGATATTTGGATATGTCTGTGTAGACGTTGGGTACATCTGGGTAGTTGCAGTTGGCACGTTTGTTGAATGACACAACACCAACAGCTACCCTGTTACACACTAGAGGACCACCGGAATCACCCTGTAAAAATATTGTGTGGTCCAACACATGGACACATgtattggttttaaaaaaggactatttgaaaaagtcaaatagtCCTCCCTTAGAGTACTTGACTCTCAGGGAGTCAAGTACTCCCTTAGAGTCACCAACAGGTGGCAGTGTAGAAATGAGGATATATCCTGCCTTCTCTGTCAACTTTTTGCTGGATTTTCCTAGATGGTTAAAATAATTCAAGACGCCATATCTATCCATCCCATGTTTGTATCTTTAATATGCTGAATGGAAATCACAAACACATATCTGTTCTATTAGGAAATATTGTGGGAAGAACAGCCAGGTGACaaatttatttccttattaACCAATAGTTTGGCGATAAAATCAAGTTGaagttgttttctgtctgattgCTGTTCATATGTCTGCCTGTGTTCTTATTGAACAGAGTATAGAAAAGGATAAAAGAGGGTTACAAAACCATAAGTTAACCTCCTCTTTCAACATAAAGTGTGTTGAGAAAGGTGGTTAACTAGAAAACAACTACTTCCTTCATAAGAGGAGTAAAGACCAGAAatataagctgcatttccatcacaaatgtgtgcaaaacgtTGCTTATATTACaccaatgtaaaaaaataaataaatccctcaAATTCCCTCATTTAATAAAAAGGGACTCTTTAGTTTTGGTTCCTATCACATCAAAAGAACTGTAGTGCATCTCTTGCTCTGCACTATGCCTTAAGTCTTTGtggaataaagtttaaattcaCAATTTTTGAAATTCTTggacaaaaaaagttatttacaacaaaaaagttgTACATACCATTTACACACCAGGTATGTACATATATTTCTGTAATGTGATCAAAAGACTTAAGTGGGATTTAGCTGTACTGGAACATTTAGTCGTAAAGGGGTCTGAGGATATCTATAATTATGAAAGAAGGAAGTCCTGGACATAAGCATCTGATATAAGTTTCTGTAGAATTGTTGGACTAAACCTTAGAGATGAGAAGCTCTTTCATCTGTGGGAAGCTCAAAGGAGAGGATCTGCAGTTTTGCATCAAAAAGAGTCAGTTTAGGTGGTTTCCTGGGCATCTGATCAGGATTTCTCCTGGGCATCTCCCTTTGGAGTTTCCAGAATGTCCCGCGAGGAGGATGTCCCGGGGCAGAACTGACTCCATAGACCATATATACAGTAAATTACTGCCGTTAAATATGTACttatatgtttttgttgagaAATAACAAAAGGAATCTCACTTTTAGCATTTGATTGCAttttgctttgctttatttcataATTCTGTTGGATACCAGAAGTTGACAAAGGCAATGAAATGAGATGAACAACTTTCTGTGCAGGAAGACCTTCTGTAATAAGCTTATGACacacatttcttcattttcataatGTTGTTGATCCACTGAAGATATTTGGATATGTCTGTGTAGACGTTGGGTACATCTGGGTAGTTGCAGATTTTCTGATTGTTGAATGACACAACACCAACAGCTACTCCGTTGCACACCAGTGGACCACCGGAATCACCctgtaaaaatattagttttatttttatgttgaccaaaatattttagacGATATGAAGAGCAGTAACACTGACCTGACAAAATCCTTTGTCTGTGTTGTATCCACCAGCACAGATCACATTGGAAGGGAAGTCATTCCCCCATTTCTCCCGACAGAGTTGTGGATTTAAGATTGACACATTCACCACTCTCAGGTCATCCACACCAGCATGGTGGGTCCCAGTTTGACCCCATCCAGCTACAGAGCAGATCTGACCATCTGCAAGGTTTGCATTGGACGACGTTGGAAGTGGAATTATTTTCACCCTGTTATTTAGCGGAGCTGTCCCGGACAACTGAAGATGtacaaaatgacaagaaatactagctcacctttttttttttaacactatcTCCATGATATCTATATAATTGATATGAATCAATGTGCACTACATGGCACAATGCATGTTATTTGTATTAATATGTACTTACTTTAAGGAGCATGATGTCATCACCAAGTCCAACAGATTTATAAGTTGGATATTTGCATAAGTATTCAATATTCATTGGGCTCACGTTCCTCTTTGATAGCTTGTGGGTTCCCAGAACAACACTCACAGGTTCACTGAagcattaaatgttaaaattcttATGGTCATCAGTCACACTTTTTATGGTCATTTTATGACTATTTCAATGCTCATCATTCAGAAACAGACATAGATGAAGAACTTACTCTGTAGCACAGTGTGCAGCAGTGGCCGCAAAGTCCTGGCTCACTAGAAATCCTCCACACACATGACCATATTTGTTTTGCACTGAGACCATGTACTGCATTGAGTTCTCGGGTGCCTTTTCCCCATGTACGATGTCACTCCCATGGACTACAAACACcaatgtaggaaaaaaaaaaatcagcttagaaatattttagttagAAAGCAAAAGAAGATTTCTTACCATTTTGCCCAAGAGATGTCACAATGTGGAAAAGCAGTAATGTACCCAGGCCGTGCATGGTGCCAGCTCTTATGGGTTGTGCTTGTGATGCTGAGGTTTTTATAGCATATTGCTGGCTAAAGTCATTATCTAAAATCTAGATCCTTGTCTTTACCACATATGCCagtaaataattgtgaaaaaaatatgtatctaAAAGTTTCCTACTCCTATCTAAACAATCAATAGACCCCCCCACCTTGAggtttcagataaaaatatggTACTTTCAGAGTGAGTCTCTATTGGTTGGAAACTTAGATAACTCAGTCTTAATGGCACTTAGTAGCATTTAAAATTACCT contains:
- the LOC102232855 gene encoding duodenase-1-like, which translates into the protein MHGLGTLLLFHIVTSLGQNVHGSDIVHGEKAPENSMQYMVSVQNKYGHVCGGFLVSQDFAATAAHCATDEPVSVVLGTHKLSKRNVSPMNIEYLCKYPTYKSVGLGDDIMLLKLSGTAPLNNRVKIIPLPTSSNANLADGQICSVAGWGQTGTHHAGVDDLRVVNVSILNPQLCREKWGNDFPSNVICAGGYNTDKGFCQGDSGGPLVCNGVAVGVVSFNNQKICNYPDVPNVYTDISKYLQWINNIMKMKKCVS